In the Chroococcidiopsis sp. SAG 2025 genome, one interval contains:
- a CDS encoding GNAT family N-acetyltransferase: protein MEVLIRQLQESEIPAADRVFRLAFGTFIGLPDPIEFGGDANFIQSRWHANPSAAFAAIADGIIGSNLVTRWGSCASFGPLSVHPEWWNQKIAQRLVEPVVECFDTWNIQQAGLFTFPNSPKHHALYQKFGFWQRFLIVIMAKTVQQSQSLPQAIRYSQMDREQRSSILKESFALTDNIYPGLDLSPEIITVHTQKLGDTVFFGDEKGLAGLAVCHCGAGTEAGGDTCYVKFGAVRLGQNVEERFEQLLDLCETLTVQMSMSRLVAGVNTSHHEAYRRMIARDFRTEITGVAMHRPNQSGYHRPDIFVLDDWR from the coding sequence ATGGAAGTCTTAATTCGCCAGCTTCAAGAAAGCGAAATACCCGCAGCAGATCGGGTGTTCAGATTAGCTTTTGGCACTTTTATCGGATTGCCCGATCCAATAGAGTTTGGCGGCGATGCGAACTTTATCCAAAGTCGCTGGCACGCAAATCCATCAGCAGCTTTTGCAGCGATCGCAGATGGAATTATAGGATCTAATTTAGTAACTCGGTGGGGCAGTTGTGCATCTTTTGGTCCTCTAAGCGTTCATCCCGAGTGGTGGAACCAAAAGATTGCCCAGCGTCTGGTCGAACCAGTTGTAGAATGCTTCGATACATGGAACATTCAGCAGGCGGGTTTATTTACCTTTCCTAACAGTCCCAAACACCACGCACTGTATCAAAAATTTGGATTTTGGCAGCGGTTTTTAATCGTAATTATGGCTAAAACCGTGCAACAGTCTCAGTCATTGCCGCAAGCCATAAGATATTCTCAAATGGATCGAGAGCAGCGATCGAGTATTTTAAAAGAGAGTTTTGCTCTTACGGATAACATTTATCCAGGATTAGATCTGTCGCCAGAAATTATTACCGTACACACACAAAAACTGGGTGACACAGTTTTCTTTGGGGATGAGAAGGGTTTAGCAGGGTTGGCTGTTTGTCATTGCGGTGCGGGAACTGAGGCGGGTGGCGATACTTGCTATGTTAAATTTGGGGCTGTTCGTTTGGGACAGAATGTAGAGGAAAGATTCGAGCAATTATTAGATCTGTGCGAAACTTTGACCGTACAGATGAGTATGTCGCGCTTAGTCGCTGGGGTGAATACGAGTCATCATGAAGCATATCGCCGGATGATAGCGCGGGATTTTCGGACGGAGATTACTGGAGTCGCAATGCACAGACCAAATCAGTCAGGATATCATCGTCCTGATATATTTGTTTTAGATGATTGGCGGTAA
- a CDS encoding KTSC domain-containing protein, translating to MNFSKLDLGNLVAVGHSAGYLGLLIDRGDEFELVEVPAPIEAYEGLQHVNSLVNTNALPAASEPLKMLPAQSTMATSIGYDCNDRILQVEFSSGSVYQYVDVEPETWEALQETDSLGRFYNNKIKGQYDCQRIDYIDYDYSEEECC from the coding sequence ATGAATTTCTCTAAGCTCGATCTGGGTAATCTTGTAGCTGTCGGTCATTCAGCTGGTTATTTAGGACTGTTAATCGACCGAGGAGATGAGTTTGAGTTAGTGGAAGTTCCCGCCCCGATTGAGGCTTATGAAGGTTTGCAACACGTCAATTCATTAGTTAATACTAATGCATTACCTGCTGCATCTGAACCTCTAAAAATGCTACCAGCTCAGTCTACAATGGCAACATCAATTGGTTATGACTGCAACGATCGCATTTTACAAGTTGAGTTTAGCAGTGGCAGCGTATATCAGTATGTGGATGTAGAACCGGAAACTTGGGAAGCTTTACAAGAAACCGATTCTTTAGGAAGATTTTATAACAACAAGATTAAAGGTCAATACGATTGCCAGCGAATTGACTATATTGACTACGATTACAGCGAAGAAGAATGTTGCTAG